One region of Corvus cornix cornix isolate S_Up_H32 chromosome 14, ASM73873v5, whole genome shotgun sequence genomic DNA includes:
- the RMI2 gene encoding recQ-mediated genome instability protein 2 translates to MAGPAPGPPVKVLAAQLRRAQRGAGGTWELRRTAAGRASLSLRAVWMQGTVLEVQRGAEGGSARLQDGSGAFTVLGVEQVPQGRPCLSAGKYVMVMGVVRSCSPEPVLRAVKMTDLSENPVHKNMWDLEVEDLHRVIP, encoded by the exons ATGGCCGGGCCGGCGCCGGGCCCGCCCGTGAAGGTGCTGGCGGCGCAACTGCGGCGGGCGCAGCGAGGCGCGGGCGGGACGTGGGAGCTGCGGCGGACCGCGGCGGGCCGGGCGTCGCTGTCCCTGCGGGCCGTGTGGATGCAGGGCACCGTGCTCGAGGTACAGCGCGGCGCCGAAGGCGGCTCGGCCCGGCTGCAGGACGGCAGCGGCGCCTTCACGGTGCTGGGCGTGGAGCAGGTGCCGCAGGGCCGGCCGTGCCTGAGCGCAG GGAAGTATGTAATGGTCATGGGTGTGGTGCGGTCCTGCAGTCCTGAGCCCGTTCTTCGAGCAGTAAAGATGACAGATCTCTCTGAAAACCCCGTCCATAAGAATATGTGGGACCTTGAAGTGGAGGATTTGCACAGAGTCATCCCCTAA